The following nucleotide sequence is from Aggregicoccus sp. 17bor-14.
CGCCCGCCACGCGCGCATCCTCGCGGCACTGCAGGGCGACTTCGGCGAGTGGCTCGAGCCCGTGGCGAGCGAGACGGGGCTGCACCTCACGGCGCACCTGCGCGCAGGGGGCGTGGCGCGGGAGGCGGACATCGTGCGGCGCGCGCTGGAGGCAGGCGTTCGCGTGGGCCGGCTCTCCGCGCTGTGCGCCGCGAAGGTGCCTGCGGCCGGCCTCGTGCTCGGCTACGGCGCCATCGCCCTGCCCCGCCTCGACGAGGGGCTGCGCCGCCTGCGTGCGGCCTGTGCGGCGGCGGCAGTGTCGCGTCACCCGGCGCGTCCCGCGCGAGGCCCGCGTCGCTAAGGCCCGCCACCGAGGGGCGCTGCGCCCGCCAGCCCCTCGACGAGGAAGAGGCGAGAGAGCACCTCGTTGTAGCTGTACGCGTACGAGGTGCCGTCCGCGCTGAGCGAGAGCGTGAGCACCGAGACGAGCCCGGGCCGCTCGAGGCGCGCAGGCAGGGAGAGGTGGGGCGTCAGGGCGCCAGTGCGCAGCTCCACTCGCGACACGCGCACCGGCAGCGAGATGCTGCGCAAATAGAGCGCGGCGCCGCCCGCCTCCCACCCCACCACCGACTGCTCCGCGAAGCGCCCCGGTACGTGCTCCGGCGCTCCGCCGCGCGTCGGGATGAGGCGCAGCCCACCCTCCTCGTCCACTGCCGCGAGCCGCTCCCCATCCGGCGAGAGCACGGCCTCGGGCGCGAAGCCCTCCTCGGTGAGCGGCTGCGCGGGGCCGCCCGCGAGCCCCTGCACCCACCAGCGCGCGGGCCTCCCGGGCGCGCTGCCGCGCAGCAGCAGGCGCTCGCCGTCCGGAAAGAAGCGCGCCCCGAGCAGGACCTGGAGCGGCGCCATCGACAGCTGCCGCGCCGCGCCGGGCCCCGTGGGCAGGAGCGACAGCTGCGCCTCGTCCCCGTAGCGCAGGGTGAGCGCCCAGCGGCCATCCGGGGACAGGGCGTAGGGGATGCCGTCCCCGAGCCGCACCGGCGGCGCGCCGTCGGTGGTGCCCAGGTACGCGCCGTAGCTCGCCCCCTCGCCGGCGCTCATCTCCGTGAAGAGCAGCGTGCGCCCGTCCGGAGAGAGGTACGTAAAGAAGGAGCCGTCGGCGAGCGTCAGCTCGCGCTCCTCGCCCCCGCGGCCGAACACCATCCCGGTGCGCAGCGCCTGGTGGTCCAGGAGCACGGCCCCGCTGCGGGCGATGTCCTGGAGCACCACGCGCCCGGGTACCCGGTCCACCAGCCGCGGCTCGCCACCGGGGCGCACCGCGTAGAGCGCGTAGTCCACGTCCGTGCGCGAGCCGGTGAACCACACCTCGTCGCCTCCGGGAGCCCACGCGAGGCCTCGCACGCTGGCCCAGCCGGCGGAGAGCTCGCGCGGAGGACCCTCGCCCTCGAGCAGCATCACCGCGCCGCGGTCGTCCTTCGCGTTGGGGTGCAGCAGGAAGGCGATGCGCCCGCCGCGGGGGGCCACGCGCGCGTGGCTGATCCACCCCTCGGACTCGAAGCGCACGCGGCCCACGGGGTGCTCCAGGCGGAAGCGCCCGCCCTCGCGGCGCACCACTGCGAGCTGCCCGTCGCCCCAGTCCGCTTCGAGCACCTCTTCGAGCACGGGGCGCGGCGCGCCGCCGGCGAGCGGCACCTGCGCGAGCGTGCCGCTGCCGTGGTCGGCGTCGAAGGTGCGCGGCGAGAGCAGCACCGCGAGCTCCCCCGTGGGCGAGGTCCCGAGCACGTCCGCGCCGAGCCCCAGCGGCTGCGGAATGGGGCGCTCGGTGCGGGCGCTGAAGAGCTGCGCGGGCTTCCCATCCCAGGCCGCGCCGTACACCACCGTGTGGCCGTCCTGGGAGAAGCGCGCCGAGAGCACGTGCCCACGGCGAAAGGTCATCGGCCGGTACTGGGGCCGCTCGGCGGATGCGGCCGCGGGACGCAGCCTCCACGAGAGCAACGCACCCGCTCCGAGCAGCCCGAGAACGCCGAACGCGAGCAGCGCCGGCCGGCGCCACGCCACGGGGGGCCGGGGAAGCCGCAGCCGGCTGCGCGCCGCGTCCGTGCTCCCGCCGTCGCGCAGCGACTCGAGGACGAAGGCGAGATCCTGCGCGGACTGGAAGCGCTGCGAGGGGGCCTTGGCGAGCCCGCGGGCGAGCACCCGCCCCAGCTCCCCCTCGAGCGCCGGAGGCTCGTCGCGCAGCGTGGCGCCGAGCCGCTCACCCGCGCTGCCGCCCGCGAAGGGAGGGCGCCCCGCGCAGGCCTCGTAGAGCACCGCGCACAGGCCGAAGAGGTCCGCGCGGGGGTCCACCGCCTCGCCGCGGATCTGCTCGGGCGCCATGTAGCCGACGGTGCCGAGTACCTCGCCCGAGCGCGTGCCGGGTTCCTCGTCCTCCACGCTCTCCACGAGCTTCGCGAGCCCGAAGTCGAGCAGGCGGCAGCCGCCGTCCTCGCACAGGAAGATGTTCGCGGGCTTGATGTCGCGGTGCACGATGCCGCGCTCGTGCGCCGCGGCGAGCCCTCGCGCGAGCTGTACGCCCAGCTGCAGCGTGGCCTCGCGCGACAGGGCCCCCTGGGCGAGCTGCGCGCGCAGAGTGCGGCCCTCGAGCCACTCGCTCACGAGATACGGCGTGCCCTCGTGCACGCCCACGTCGAAGACGCGCAGCAGGTGCGGATGCGACAGCGCCCCCGCGGCGCGCGCCTCCTGGCGGAAGCGCGCGAGCCGCATCGGCTCCTGCGCGAGGTGCGCGGGCAGCACCTTGAGCGCCACGTCCCTCCCGAGGCGCGGGTCGCGGGCGCGGTACACGTCCCCCATCGCGCCGCTGCCCGCGTGGGCGAGCACCGCGTAGGGGCCCAGCTGCTGCCCGGGCGCGAGGCGGCTGCGCTCGCGCGTGGACGGCGCGCGCAGCCGCCCCTCGGCGTGCCAGGCCCCGGCCACCGCGGCGAGCAGCGCACCGCAGCTGTCGCAGCTCGCCACGTGCGACTCCGTGAGCGAGCGCTCCACCGGCTGCAGCCGGCCCTCCACGAAGGCGAGAATGTTCTCCTCGGTTGGACAGGCCTGCATCGCGTCTGCCGACTGTACGCCCGCGCGCCGTGGGAGTGCGAGCTAGGGCAGCGCCACGCGGTAGGCGCGGAAGGGCAGCGAGGGGCGGCCCGGAGCGCCGAAGAGGTAGCTGAGCTGTCCCTCCAGCACCCACGCGCTGCCCTGGTACACCGCCGCCGCGGTGGGCTCGGTGTAGCCGTTGGCGAGCACCGCCTTCGCGCCCTTGCCGTCCGCGAGGCGCACGAGCGAGGCCTGTCCCGCCGGGTTCTCCACGGCGAGCAGCGTGTGCGTGTCCACGAGCTCGAGCCCGTCCGGCCCGTCGAGCGCGGGCGTCACCGGCACGTCCACCGCGGTGCCCGCGCTGCCGTCCGCCTGGATGGGCACGTGGATGAGCTTGTTCGTCGTGTAGTTCACCACGTAGAGCCCCTGCGCCCCGTCGTACGCGATGCCGGTGAGGCTGAAGTTGCCGGGCTCGACCTCGTAGAGCGCGCTGGTGGACCAGGTCTGCAGCGCGCTGCCACCGAGCGGCAGGCGCACGATGGCGTTCGCGAAGGAGTCGGTGGCGTACACGTTGCCCGCGGGGTCCAGCGCCACGTCGTTGCAGCCGCCGTTGTCCCCCGGCAGCTTGAAGGAGGCCACCTGCATGCCCGTCGCGAGCGAGTAGCCGGTGAGGTAGGCGGGCTGCGCGGGCGCGAGGTTGTCGTCGTAGGTGCAGGCCCAGAGCGTGTTGTGCGCCGCGTCCACCTCCATGCCGTACACGCCGAAGGCGGCCTTGCCCTCGACAAAGGGCACGGCGCCCAGCGCGTGGGGCGGCACCCGCGCGATGGCCCCCGTGCCGACGCTGCCCACGTAGAAGGTGCCGTCGCTCGAGACCGCCATGCCCTCCGGGTAGAAGGTGGCGCCCGGCAGGTGGATGGCAATGCGTCCGTCCGGCGCGGGCGCACCCGCGGGGCCGGCCGCGCCCTGCGGACCCGCCGGGCCCTCGGGACCCGTGGGTCCGGCGGCGCCCGCCTCCCCGTCGCAGGCGATGAGATTGAGGATGAGCAGCAGGGACAGCGCAGAGGGGCTTCGCATCGGTTCTTCTCCCGGTGGTGGGTGGACCGCGGAGCGCCCCCGGCGGGGTGCTCCGTGTCTCTGACACCGGTCCGGAAAAACTTTGCAGCGCGCCCTTCAGTTTCCCCGGCCGAGCAGCTGCGCGAGGCTCAGGTCCAGCTGGCTGAGCACCAGCGCCGCGAGGCTGTCGGCCTCGGAGGGCTCCAGGTCCAGCCGCTCGCGCAGCGCCTGGGTGGTCTGCTCCGCCAGCCGTGCGCGCGCCCTGCCGAGCCAACGCGAGACCGTGGAGAGGTGGACAGCGTAGAGCGCCGCCAGCGCCTCCAGCGAGAGGCCCTCCAGGTGGTAGAGGCGCAGCAGCGCGCGCTCGCGGTCGCTGAGCTCGCCCACGGAGGCCCGCAGGGCCTCGGCGAAGTGCTCCCGGTAGTGCGCCTTGAGGAAGGCGCGCTCGGGGCCCGGCGTCACCCCGGCTTCCTCCAGCGTCGCGCGCCGCTCGCTGGCGTCCGCGCGCTGGGCGCCGCGGCGCAGGTTGAGCGCGATGCGCAGCGCCGCGACGCGCACCCATCCGCCCAGCGCACCGCTGCCGCCGTACTCCGAGATCCGCTTCTCCCCGGTGAAGAGCCGCTCGCGCAGCGCCTGCCGCACCTCGTCCGCAAAGGCCGGCGTGCGGTCCAGATGCGCGACGAAGGCGCCCACCTCGCGCAGGTGGGCGCGCTCGAAGGCGGCGAGCGCGCGTGGGTCGTCCCGCAGGCAGCCCAGGGCGAGATAGAGGTCCTCGGCCGCGACTGCCTCGAGCGCTGCAGCATCGTCCGGCGAGTCGGAGGGAAGGCGCTCGGCGAGGTGCCGCACGAAGTCCACCGGGTCCACCGAAAGCTCGGGCCAGCGCGCCTGGACGCCCGCCACGAGCCGCTCGAGGGCGCGCTCGTGAGAGGCGTCCAGCGCGACGGCCTCCATCGAGGCGCGCGCCGTCCCCCCGGCACGGGCCTGCAGGAAGGCACGGCTCAGCGGCAGGGTCGGCGCGCTCAAGGTGGGCCGAGCCTAGCAGAGGCTCGCGGGCTGCGGCCTCAGCTGCCGGGCGCGCGGCAGACGTCGTCGTAGGTGGTGCGCTCGAGCAGCACGGCGGGCTCCGCGTCCAGGTTCCAGGTCGCGATCTCGAGGGGGCTTCCGGCAGCGTCGTAGCGGTAGCGCACCTCGCTGTGCAGCACGCTCTGCGGCTCGGGTCGGGAGAGCTGGCGGCGCCAGTCGATGAGCACGAGGCGCCCCGCCGCGTCGTAGCTTCGCTCCTCCACCACGGTGCTGCTGGGCCCGGAGCTCTCCCAGTGGCTCTCCTCGCGCAACAGCTCACCGCGGGGGCCGTAGCTGCGGTTTCCGTGGGTGAAGCTGGCCGCGACGTAGTCGGACGTGCTCCAGGCCACCTCGCGTCCCTCGGCGTCACGCGTGGAGCTCGCCTCCGGTCCCCAGCCGTAGTGGGTGTCGAGGGTCACGCTCCCATCCGCCGCGTAGCTCCAGGTGCGGTGCTGATCCGCAGGCAGCTCGAGCGTGCCGTTCTCGTGGCTGCCGGTGAAGTGCTCGGTCATGCGTCCCTGGGCGTCGTAGGTGTAGAGCTCGAGCCTGCCGACGGCACTTCCCTGCTGTGAGGTCTGCTCGCGCAGCAGGTGTCCTGCGGCGTCATAGGTGTACTCCACTGCGCTCAGGCGGCCATCGATGCTCACCTCCACGCGCTTGCGCCGTCCCGCAGCGTCGTAGGTGTAGCGGCGCGTCTCGCCCGGCTCCACCACGCCGTCGCGAGCGAAGGTGGAGGACTCCTCGAGCAGCTGGCCGCTCGCGTCGTAGCGGAGCATCTCGACCTGCTCCGAGCTGTGACCCGCGTGCTCCCACCGCGTGGTCCTGCGCACGAGGTGGCCCGCAGCGTCGTAGGCGAGCTGGATGCGCTGCACCATGTCCACGGCGTTCGACGCGTCACCGACACTGTTCACGGTGGAGCTCACGCGCCCCGCCTCGTCGTAGACGTACTCGGAGCGCTGCCAGCCCGAATCGTTCCACCGCTCCAGCAGCACCCGCCGGCCACAGGCGTCGTAGGCGTACTGCTCGCGGCCATCGCGGTCCGTCTCCTTCGACGTGACGCGGCCGTTCGCGTCGTAGCCGAAGCGGTCGAAGGCAAGGACCTCGCCATGGGCGTCGTACTCCTGTCGCTCGAGCAGGCGCCCCGCGGCGTCGTAGCGGCGCACGGTGCGCCGGAGCTCCGTGCCGTCCGCGTCGAGCCGGGTCTCGGTGCAGGGCAGCGGGTCGGCCACGGCCGGCGTCGCAGCGACGATGGCGTCCCCAAGACACTGCTGCGCCGGCTCCCCCGGAGGTGCAGGCGGCGTCACGGGCTCCGTGGGCGTCACGACCCCGGGCGTACCGGGCGCCGGGACGACGGGCGGCTCGGCCTCGGGACCCCGGGTGCGATCCTCACCACAGCCGAGCCCGCCGAGCGCGAGCACCACTCCGAGTCCCCACCCCAGTCCCCTGCCCATGCCGACCTCCCTCGCCCCCGCCCACCCTGGAGATGACCCGCGAAACCGGCAAGCCCCGGCTTCCGCTTCAGCCCAGCCCCTGCTCACGGAGTGACGGAGCGCCTCAGCGCAGCAGTCCCCTCCACTCCTGCGCGCGCGGCACTCGCGCTGCTGCAGCACCGCTGCGCATGCCCCGGCGCCCTCGCGAACGAGCAGGCAGCCGTGAAGCGCGAGAGAGGGGACTCTCGAAGAGCGTCACGACGCGCGCGATGCCAGGGCGGACTTCGGGTAGGACCCCCTTGGAGGCCGCACCATGCCCTGGACGACACTCGTCGACGTGGACTCGCTTGCCCGTGCCCTGAATGCTCCGCACGAGCGCCCGCTCGCGCTCGTCGATGCCCGCGTGAACCTCAAGGATCGCTCCGCCGGAGCGCGGCTCTTCGCCGAGGGTCACATTCCGGGCGCGGTACGCGTGGAGCTCGAGACGGACCTGTCCGGCCCCCACTTCCCCGGTGCGGGCCGCCATCCGTGGCCCGAGGGTGCGGCCTTCGCGGCCGTGCTCGGGCGCCTGGGCATCACGCCGCGCCATCAGGTGGTGGTCTACGATGATGCGCAGGGCGCGCTCGCCGCGGCGCGGCTGTGGTTCATGCTCCGGGCCTGGGGGCACCCGGCGGTGGCCGTGCTCGATGGCGGATGGTCCGCGTGGACGGCCAGCGGCGGCCCCGTCGAGAAGGGGGAGGCCCGCGTCCAGGACGTGGGCCCCTACTCCGGTGCCTTCGAGCCGGCGCGCCTGCTGCACACCGCCGAGCTCGAGCCCGCGCTGAGGCGCGGCGGGACCTTGATCGACGCGCGCGCCGCCGAGCGCTACCGCGGGGAGACCGAGCCGCTGGATCGCAAGGCCGGCCACATCCCCGGGGCGCTCAACCGTCCCTTCGCGCTCAACCTGGAGTCCGGGCGCTTCAAGCCGGCGGCGGCACTGCGCGCGGAGCTCGAGCTGCTGCTGAAGGGTCGCGCGCCGGAGAGTGTCATCGCCAGCTGCGGATCCGGCGTCACCGCGTGCCACCACCTGCTCGCGATGGAGCACGCGGGCCTGCACGGCGCGCGGCTGTACACCGGCTCGTGGAGCGGCTGGATCGAGGACGACGCACGGCCCATCGCCACCGGCTGAGGCACGCTTCCGCAAATGAAAAGGGCCCGGCGCGAGGTGCGCCGGCCCGTTCTCTACGCAAGGCTGCAGTGCCCCCCGGGCGCTACTTCGCGGCGCTCACGCCGGGGCGCGGCCCGGTGAGGTGCTCCTTGAAGTAGCCCGCCATGCGCTCGTACTCGCGCTGGATGACCACGGGGTCCGGCACCATGTGGGTGAGGCCCGCGAGCGGCAGGAAGTCATAGGGCTTGCCGGCCTTGAACAGCGCGTCCGCGAGCTTGAGCGAGTGGAAGAAGTACACGTTGTCGTCCGCGGTGCCGTGGATGAGCAGCAGCGGGCGCTCGAGCTTGTTCGCGTACGTGAGCAGGCTGCTCTTCTCGTAGGCCTCGGGGTGGGCCTCGGGGGTGCCGAGGTAGCGCTCGGTGTAGTGCGTGTCGTAGTCGCGCCAGTCCACCACCGGCGCACCCGCCACGCCCGCCTTGAACACGTCCCCGCGGCTCAGCGTCGCGAGCGCCGCCATGTAGCCGCCGAAGCTCCAGCCGTTGATGCCCACGCGGTCGAGGTCCACCTCGGGCATCACGGCGGCGAGCGAGCGCAGCGCATCGACCTGGTCCGCCACGGTGGTGGTGGCGAAGTCGTACTTCACCACCCGCTCCCACGCGGCATCGCGGCCCGGCGTGCCGCGCCCGTCGAACTTCACGACGAGGAAGCCCTGGTCCGCGAGCCACTGGTTGATGAGGTTCTCCCCCATGGTGTGCCGCACCACGGTCGTCGTGGGGCCGCCATACACGTAGACGATGACCGGCAGCTTCTGGCCGGGCTTGAAGTCACGCGGGCGGATGATCTGCGCCTGGTAGTGGCGCTGGCCCACCTCGCGCACCTCGCTGCTCACCTTGAGCGTGGGCTCCTTCGCCACGCTGGGCAGCTGGCCCACGCGGGTGCCGTCCGCGCGCAGCACCCAGGTCTGCGGCATCTGCGTGTCGCTCTGGGTGTTGAGCACGACGAGGTTGCCCGCCTTGGACACGCTGCCCATCTCGTACGCGGGCTCCTTCGTGCCGGTGTTCACGCGCTCAGGAGCGCCGCCTGCGCGCACGCGCCACAGGTAGCTCTGCGTGGGGTTCGCGCCGCCGTTGAAGTAGAGCGTGTCCGTGGCGTCCACGTAGCGCGCGAGGCTGCGGAAGCCCGCCTGCGGCTTGACCACGCTGCCCTTGAGGCTGCCGTCCGCGCCGCGCAGCTCCACCTCGGTGCCGCCGTTGCGCTCGGTGTACCAGAAGAAGCCGGAGCCATCCTCCTTCCACAGCGGGAAGTCCTGGTCCAGGTTGAGCCAGGCCTTGTCCTTCTCGGTGAGCAGCACGCGCGTCTTGCCGGTGGCCACGTCCGCGGCGAGCAGCACCTGCTCGGTCTGCTCGCGGTTCTGCACCAGCAGCGTGAGGGGGCCCTTCTTCGGCCACACCACCGTGGCGAGGTACGGGTAGGCCTTCTGGTCCCACGCCACCCAGGTCGTCTTGCCACCGGCCGCCGGCGTCACGCCCAGGCGCACCACGGCGTTGGGGCGGCCCGCGCGCGGGTAGTGGAAGCTGTCGCCGCCCTTCTCCGGGTGCATGGGGTCCACGATGGTGAACTGCTCCACCGGCGCGTTGTCGGCCTCGGCGTAGGCGACGAACTTGCCGTCCGGGCTCCACCAGTAGCCGGAGAAGCGGCTCATCTCCTCCTGGGCCACGAACTCGGCGAGCCCGTGCGTCTTGGTCTCGGTGCCGCCGCGGGTGACGGGCTGCTCCACGTTGCGCGCGAGCTCGATGCGCTGCAGGTCGTGGTTGCGCACGTAGGCCACCTGGCGGCCGTCCGGGCTGAACTTGGGGTCGATGACGGCGCCCTCGCCCGTCTTGAGCGCGGTGACCTTGCCGCTCGCGCGCTCCACCACGTAGAGCTTGCCGCTGAGCGTGACGAGGATGCGCTCGCCGTCCTCGGAGAGGCCGTAGGCGGTGAAGCCGCGCGCGCTGATGCGCATGCGCTCGAGCCGCGCCTTCTCCTCCACGGAGAGCTCCGCCTGCGCGCCCTTGAGCAGCGTGTCCGGGTTGAGCAGCTCCTTCGCCTGGCCGCTCGCCACGTCGAAGGCGAACAGCGTCTGCACGGGGCTGGTGGCCTGGCCGCGCAGGAAGAGCACGGTCTTCTCGTCCGGGGTGGCCTTGGCGCCCACCGGGCGGCCACTCATGTAGCGGCGGGTCTCGGCGAACTCGCGGAGGAAGGCGTTGTCCTGGGGGCTGTTCATGGCGGCGGCGGGGGCAGCAGGCTTCTGCTGGGCGAGGGCGACCGGGCCGGTGAGGACCGCGAGCGCGAGGAGGAGTCGACGCATGCTGGGAGAGCTCCTGGTGCAGAGGGGGGCGTGGCGCGCCGGAGCCTAGCGTTCCGGGCGCCGCGGGCACTTGGGAAGATGCTCCCCGCGTGCCAGGGTGGCAGGGGTGAACACCTCGTCCGACCCCCTATTCCACCTGCGGCTCGCCGGCGTCATCCGCCTGCAGCTGGGTGGAGGCACCGGGCGCCCGGGCCCCCGGGACGCCTACGTCTTCGACCCGCACCGCCTCGCCCTGCCCTCCTGGGCCTGCGCGCTCGCGGACGGTCCTCCCGCCCTGCTCGTCACCCTGGACCGCCACCACGACCTGGTGGTGCCCGCGCACCCCGAGCGCGTGCCCGACCGCAGCGCGGGGCTGCAGGCGCTGGACGAGCACGCGCGCTGGGGCCTGGACGTGCGCAACTACGATCACGTGCTCGCCGCGATGGAGGCGGGGCTGGTGACGGACGCGCTGGTGCTCGCCCGCGGAAAGCCGCGCGGCACCTTCGAGGGCAGCCTCTACACGGACACGCGCGGGCGACCGCACCGCCTGCTCACCCTGCCCACCGTGGACCGCGCCGCGGAGGCCTTCTCGCTCGGCGAGCCGGTGCGCGCGCTGCTCGAGGACGCGCCGCGCGTGCTCCTGGACGTGGACCTGGACTGCTTCACCAGCCTCTCGGACGCGGACCCCACCACCGTGCTGCCCTGGCCGCGCGCCGTGGTACGCCAGTTCCTCCTGCCCGAGGGCTCCGGCCCCTTCTGGGACGCGGTGCTCGCGCGCTGCGTCGCCCTCACGCTCGCGCGCGAGCCGCACCACTGCGGCGGCCTGCTCGCCTCGCAGGCGCTCTTCGCGGACGTCGCAGAGGTGCTGTTTCGCGAGCTGCTCGGTGTCGAGCCTCCCTAGCACCCGCCTGGCTGCTCGCCCGCCCTGCTCCCCGGTACCCCGGAGCTCTGGAGCACGCTAGGCTGCGCCCCCGTGTGACGCGCCGCCCCTCCCCCGGGGGAGCCGGCGCGCCTTCGAGCCCTAGAA
It contains:
- a CDS encoding UPF0489 family protein; this translates as MNTSSDPLFHLRLAGVIRLQLGGGTGRPGPRDAYVFDPHRLALPSWACALADGPPALLVTLDRHHDLVVPAHPERVPDRSAGLQALDEHARWGLDVRNYDHVLAAMEAGLVTDALVLARGKPRGTFEGSLYTDTRGRPHRLLTLPTVDRAAEAFSLGEPVRALLEDAPRVLLDVDLDCFTSLSDADPTTVLPWPRAVVRQFLLPEGSGPFWDAVLARCVALTLAREPHHCGGLLASQALFADVAEVLFRELLGVEPP
- a CDS encoding sigma-70 family RNA polymerase sigma factor, whose translation is MSAPTLPLSRAFLQARAGGTARASMEAVALDASHERALERLVAGVQARWPELSVDPVDFVRHLAERLPSDSPDDAAALEAVAAEDLYLALGCLRDDPRALAAFERAHLREVGAFVAHLDRTPAFADEVRQALRERLFTGEKRISEYGGSGALGGWVRVAALRIALNLRRGAQRADASERRATLEEAGVTPGPERAFLKAHYREHFAEALRASVGELSDRERALLRLYHLEGLSLEALAALYAVHLSTVSRWLGRARARLAEQTTQALRERLDLEPSEADSLAALVLSQLDLSLAQLLGRGN
- a CDS encoding S9 family peptidase, whose product is MRRLLLALAVLTGPVALAQQKPAAPAAAMNSPQDNAFLREFAETRRYMSGRPVGAKATPDEKTVLFLRGQATSPVQTLFAFDVASGQAKELLNPDTLLKGAQAELSVEEKARLERMRISARGFTAYGLSEDGERILVTLSGKLYVVERASGKVTALKTGEGAVIDPKFSPDGRQVAYVRNHDLQRIELARNVEQPVTRGGTETKTHGLAEFVAQEEMSRFSGYWWSPDGKFVAYAEADNAPVEQFTIVDPMHPEKGGDSFHYPRAGRPNAVVRLGVTPAAGGKTTWVAWDQKAYPYLATVVWPKKGPLTLLVQNREQTEQVLLAADVATGKTRVLLTEKDKAWLNLDQDFPLWKEDGSGFFWYTERNGGTEVELRGADGSLKGSVVKPQAGFRSLARYVDATDTLYFNGGANPTQSYLWRVRAGGAPERVNTGTKEPAYEMGSVSKAGNLVVLNTQSDTQMPQTWVLRADGTRVGQLPSVAKEPTLKVSSEVREVGQRHYQAQIIRPRDFKPGQKLPVIVYVYGGPTTTVVRHTMGENLINQWLADQGFLVVKFDGRGTPGRDAAWERVVKYDFATTTVADQVDALRSLAAVMPEVDLDRVGINGWSFGGYMAALATLSRGDVFKAGVAGAPVVDWRDYDTHYTERYLGTPEAHPEAYEKSSLLTYANKLERPLLLIHGTADDNVYFFHSLKLADALFKAGKPYDFLPLAGLTHMVPDPVVIQREYERMAGYFKEHLTGPRPGVSAAK
- a CDS encoding sulfurtransferase, whose amino-acid sequence is MPWTTLVDVDSLARALNAPHERPLALVDARVNLKDRSAGARLFAEGHIPGAVRVELETDLSGPHFPGAGRHPWPEGAAFAAVLGRLGITPRHQVVVYDDAQGALAAARLWFMLRAWGHPAVAVLDGGWSAWTASGGPVEKGEARVQDVGPYSGAFEPARLLHTAELEPALRRGGTLIDARAAERYRGETEPLDRKAGHIPGALNRPFALNLESGRFKPAAALRAELELLLKGRAPESVIASCGSGVTACHHLLAMEHAGLHGARLYTGSWSGWIEDDARPIATG
- a CDS encoding RHS repeat domain-containing protein, producing the protein MGRGLGWGLGVVLALGGLGCGEDRTRGPEAEPPVVPAPGTPGVVTPTEPVTPPAPPGEPAQQCLGDAIVAATPAVADPLPCTETRLDADGTELRRTVRRYDAAGRLLERQEYDAHGEVLAFDRFGYDANGRVTSKETDRDGREQYAYDACGRRVLLERWNDSGWQRSEYVYDEAGRVSSTVNSVGDASNAVDMVQRIQLAYDAAGHLVRRTTRWEHAGHSSEQVEMLRYDASGQLLEESSTFARDGVVEPGETRRYTYDAAGRRKRVEVSIDGRLSAVEYTYDAAGHLLREQTSQQGSAVGRLELYTYDAQGRMTEHFTGSHENGTLELPADQHRTWSYAADGSVTLDTHYGWGPEASSTRDAEGREVAWSTSDYVAASFTHGNRSYGPRGELLREESHWESSGPSSTVVEERSYDAAGRLVLIDWRRQLSRPEPQSVLHSEVRYRYDAAGSPLEIATWNLDAEPAVLLERTTYDDVCRAPGS
- a CDS encoding serine/threonine-protein kinase; the encoded protein is MQACPTEENILAFVEGRLQPVERSLTESHVASCDSCGALLAAVAGAWHAEGRLRAPSTRERSRLAPGQQLGPYAVLAHAGSGAMGDVYRARDPRLGRDVALKVLPAHLAQEPMRLARFRQEARAAGALSHPHLLRVFDVGVHEGTPYLVSEWLEGRTLRAQLAQGALSREATLQLGVQLARGLAAAHERGIVHRDIKPANIFLCEDGGCRLLDFGLAKLVESVEDEEPGTRSGEVLGTVGYMAPEQIRGEAVDPRADLFGLCAVLYEACAGRPPFAGGSAGERLGATLRDEPPALEGELGRVLARGLAKAPSQRFQSAQDLAFVLESLRDGGSTDAARSRLRLPRPPVAWRRPALLAFGVLGLLGAGALLSWRLRPAAASAERPQYRPMTFRRGHVLSARFSQDGHTVVYGAAWDGKPAQLFSARTERPIPQPLGLGADVLGTSPTGELAVLLSPRTFDADHGSGTLAQVPLAGGAPRPVLEEVLEADWGDGQLAVVRREGGRFRLEHPVGRVRFESEGWISHARVAPRGGRIAFLLHPNAKDDRGAVMLLEGEGPPRELSAGWASVRGLAWAPGGDEVWFTGSRTDVDYALYAVRPGGEPRLVDRVPGRVVLQDIARSGAVLLDHQALRTGMVFGRGGEERELTLADGSFFTYLSPDGRTLLFTEMSAGEGASYGAYLGTTDGAPPVRLGDGIPYALSPDGRWALTLRYGDEAQLSLLPTGPGAARQLSMAPLQVLLGARFFPDGERLLLRGSAPGRPARWWVQGLAGGPAQPLTEEGFAPEAVLSPDGERLAAVDEEGGLRLIPTRGGAPEHVPGRFAEQSVVGWEAGGAALYLRSISLPVRVSRVELRTGALTPHLSLPARLERPGLVSVLTLSLSADGTSYAYSYNEVLSRLFLVEGLAGAAPLGGGP